One region of Paraburkholderia acidiphila genomic DNA includes:
- a CDS encoding porin has product MNRLALTSLSLAALGVAGTAQAQTSVTLYGTIDTSITYVNHADGGNNLWTLGNSSNGNLSGSRWGLKGAEDLGGGLKAIFQLESGFNPSTGSLAQGGRLFGRQAYVGLTAEQYGSLTLGRQYDPLIDLVQGITADNYFGSVFATAGDVDNYDNSFRVNNAIKYTTPVWSGLQVAAMYSFGGVAGSTGAEQSYSAAVNYTNGPLALAGGYFYATNSQAVNGIRTDGWTSTSDGTFDGPINSGYATAHSLTIARAAAQYQLGQFTFGLGYSNARYSPDGSSVFLNTQKYNTGQGFLNYQLSPALLLGVGYSYTHANGDTTASYNQVSLGADYSLSKRTDLYMTAAWQHASGDTGNGSGGSMPAEASIGSYGYAGTSNQTIVNLGLRHKF; this is encoded by the coding sequence GTGAATAGACTAGCCTTGACTTCCCTTTCGCTTGCCGCGCTCGGGGTTGCCGGCACGGCTCAGGCACAGACCAGCGTGACGCTGTACGGAACGATCGACACCTCGATCACCTACGTCAACCACGCCGACGGTGGCAACAACCTCTGGACGCTCGGCAATAGCAGTAACGGCAATCTCTCCGGCTCGCGATGGGGTTTGAAGGGCGCCGAAGACCTCGGCGGCGGCCTCAAGGCGATTTTCCAGTTGGAAAGCGGCTTCAACCCGTCGACGGGCTCGCTCGCGCAAGGCGGCAGGCTATTCGGACGGCAGGCGTACGTGGGCTTGACGGCCGAGCAGTACGGCTCGCTCACACTGGGGCGGCAGTATGACCCGCTCATCGACCTCGTGCAGGGCATCACCGCGGACAACTATTTCGGCTCCGTGTTCGCAACGGCGGGCGACGTCGACAACTACGACAACAGCTTCCGCGTGAACAATGCCATCAAGTACACGACGCCCGTGTGGAGCGGCTTGCAGGTTGCGGCGATGTACTCCTTTGGCGGGGTGGCGGGCTCGACGGGCGCCGAGCAGTCGTATTCGGCGGCGGTCAACTACACCAACGGCCCGCTCGCGCTCGCCGGCGGCTACTTCTACGCGACGAACAGCCAGGCCGTGAACGGCATTCGCACCGACGGCTGGACGAGCACCTCGGACGGCACCTTCGACGGCCCGATCAACTCCGGCTACGCCACGGCGCACTCGCTCACCATCGCGCGCGCGGCGGCGCAGTACCAGCTCGGCCAGTTCACCTTCGGCCTCGGCTACAGCAATGCGCGCTACTCGCCGGACGGCAGCTCCGTATTCCTCAACACCCAGAAGTACAACACCGGCCAGGGCTTCCTGAACTATCAGCTGTCTCCGGCGCTGCTCCTGGGCGTGGGCTACAGCTATACGCACGCCAATGGCGATACGACGGCGAGCTACAACCAGGTCTCGCTCGGCGCGGACTACAGCCTCTCGAAGCGCACCGACCTCTACATGACGGCTGCGTGGCAGCATGCGAGCGGCGATACGGGCAACGGCTCGGGCGGCTCGATGCCGGCCGAGGCTTCGATCGGTTCGTATGGCTACGCGGGCACGTCGAACCAAACCATCGTGAATCTCGGGCTGCGGCACAAGTTCTGA
- the oxlT gene encoding oxalate/formate MFS antiporter: MEHRQGGASRFASPWTQLVLGVICMAMIANMQYGWTLFVNPINEKYHWGRAAIQVAFTIFVVTETWLVPVEGWLVDKYGPRPVVVGGGLLCAVAWVLNSVAASLPVLYIAAAIGGLGAGAVYGTCVGNALKWFPTRRGLAAGITAAGFGAGSAATVVPIANMIKSSGYESTFLWFGLGQGIVVLVLGFALSAPASHGVAAAKRAIGQAAKHVAQSASAVYNASPREVIASPIFWVMYAMFVMMAAGGLMATAQLGPIAKDFGLHDSPVSLLGLTLPALTFALTIDRVLNGLTRPFFGWVSDRIGRENTMFVAFGIEAVGIVLLSQYGHTPMAFVVLTGIVFFAWGEIYSLFPATCGDTFGPKFAATNAGLLYTAKGTAALLVPFTSVITAATGSWHAVFMLASGMAAVSALLAVFVLKPLRNAHRQKHAEPAANFAYGSPLVQD; the protein is encoded by the coding sequence ATGGAGCATCGGCAAGGAGGGGCGTCGCGATTCGCGTCGCCGTGGACGCAACTCGTGTTAGGCGTGATCTGCATGGCGATGATCGCCAACATGCAGTACGGCTGGACGTTGTTCGTCAATCCGATCAACGAGAAGTACCACTGGGGGCGCGCCGCGATCCAGGTCGCGTTCACGATCTTCGTCGTCACCGAAACCTGGCTCGTACCCGTGGAAGGCTGGCTCGTCGACAAGTACGGGCCGCGTCCCGTGGTCGTGGGCGGCGGGCTGTTGTGCGCCGTTGCCTGGGTGCTCAACTCGGTGGCCGCGTCGCTGCCGGTGCTCTATATCGCGGCGGCAATCGGCGGGCTCGGTGCGGGCGCCGTCTACGGCACCTGCGTCGGCAACGCGCTCAAGTGGTTTCCGACCCGGCGCGGGCTTGCGGCCGGCATTACCGCGGCGGGCTTCGGTGCGGGGTCGGCGGCGACCGTCGTGCCTATCGCCAACATGATCAAGAGCAGCGGATATGAGTCCACGTTCCTCTGGTTCGGTCTGGGGCAAGGGATCGTCGTGCTCGTGCTGGGTTTCGCGCTGAGCGCGCCCGCCTCGCACGGCGTCGCCGCAGCGAAACGCGCCATTGGACAAGCGGCGAAGCACGTCGCTCAGAGTGCGAGCGCCGTCTACAACGCAAGTCCGCGCGAGGTGATTGCGTCGCCCATCTTCTGGGTGATGTACGCCATGTTCGTGATGATGGCCGCCGGCGGCCTGATGGCGACCGCGCAGCTCGGCCCGATCGCGAAGGACTTCGGCCTGCACGACTCGCCCGTTTCGCTGCTCGGCCTCACGCTGCCCGCGCTCACGTTCGCGCTCACCATCGACCGCGTGCTCAATGGTCTCACGCGGCCCTTCTTCGGCTGGGTATCGGACCGCATTGGCCGCGAGAACACGATGTTCGTCGCGTTCGGCATCGAGGCGGTCGGCATCGTGCTGCTCTCGCAATACGGTCACACGCCGATGGCGTTCGTCGTGCTCACCGGCATCGTGTTCTTCGCGTGGGGCGAGATCTACAGCCTCTTTCCCGCCACCTGCGGTGACACCTTCGGACCGAAGTTCGCCGCGACCAACGCGGGCCTGCTGTACACCGCGAAGGGCACCGCCGCATTGCTTGTGCCGTTCACGAGCGTGATCACCGCGGCAACCGGCAGCTGGCATGCGGTGTTCATGCTTGCTTCGGGCATGGCGGCGGTCTCCGCTCTGCTCGCGGTATTCGTGCTCAAGCCGTTGCGCAACGCGCATCGCCAAAAGCATGCCGAACCGGCGGCCAACTTCGCGTATGGCAGCCCGCTCGTGCAAGACTGA
- a CDS encoding DUF2917 domain-containing protein produces MDDAFQAASQPALQPAPLTVADATDRFDDLLPSQSIHFAVPPLRTLTWRVNASATLRIQSAQVWVTRARSPYDHWLQPGETLRLERGERIWLSTEAALPARVSITSAWQPPFAGMRRCRERLAAWLALLTLRRSREA; encoded by the coding sequence ATGGATGACGCATTTCAGGCAGCTTCACAACCCGCTTTACAGCCCGCTCCGCTGACCGTTGCAGACGCAACCGACCGCTTCGACGACCTGTTGCCCTCGCAGTCGATCCACTTCGCCGTGCCGCCCTTGCGCACGCTCACCTGGCGCGTGAATGCGTCAGCCACGCTGCGGATTCAATCAGCCCAGGTGTGGGTCACGCGCGCCCGTTCGCCCTACGACCACTGGCTGCAGCCGGGCGAGACGCTGCGTCTCGAACGCGGCGAGCGCATCTGGCTTAGCACCGAGGCCGCGTTGCCGGCGCGCGTGAGCATCACGAGCGCATGGCAGCCGCCGTTTGCGGGCATGCGGCGCTGCAGGGAACGCCTTGCCGCCTGGCTTGCGCTGCTCACGCTACGGCGCTCGCGCGAGGCATGA
- a CDS encoding GntR family transcriptional regulator, whose protein sequence is MSSEQTEVVASREAAPLKLALQPINATLSLRDQAYAMLRQAIADADIYQTREEIRLDERVLSESLGVSRTPVREAMTLLEQEGFLRMVPRRGIYIVRKSKREIVEMIQMWAALESMAARLATVHATDEEIARLRHMFDNFRDSTPAEHIAEYSDANIAFHQAIVELSKSQIILDTIKNIFVHVRAIRRMTISQSDRASRSIVDHLRIIEALEKRDTELAEKLVRQHSLDLAVYVEKNCDFLD, encoded by the coding sequence ATGTCGTCAGAACAAACTGAAGTTGTAGCAAGCCGGGAAGCGGCGCCGCTCAAGCTGGCGCTGCAGCCCATCAACGCAACACTAAGCCTGCGCGATCAGGCTTACGCCATGCTGCGTCAGGCCATTGCCGACGCCGACATCTACCAGACGCGCGAAGAAATCCGGCTCGACGAGCGCGTGCTGAGCGAATCGCTCGGCGTGAGCCGCACGCCAGTGCGTGAGGCCATGACGTTGCTCGAGCAGGAAGGCTTCCTGCGCATGGTGCCCCGCCGCGGTATCTATATCGTGCGCAAGAGCAAGCGCGAGATCGTGGAGATGATCCAGATGTGGGCGGCGCTCGAAAGCATGGCCGCGCGCCTTGCCACCGTTCACGCTACCGACGAGGAAATCGCGCGGCTGCGCCACATGTTCGACAACTTCCGCGACAGCACGCCGGCCGAGCATATCGCCGAGTACTCGGACGCCAACATCGCGTTCCACCAGGCGATTGTCGAGCTCTCCAAATCGCAGATCATCCTCGACACCATCAAGAACATCTTTGTGCACGTGCGCGCCATTCGCCGCATGACGATTTCGCAGAGCGACCGGGCCTCGCGCTCGATCGTCGACCACTTGCGGATTATCGAAGCGCTCGAGAAGCGCGACACCGAGCTGGCGGAAAAGCTCGTGCGCCAGCATTCGCTCGATCTCGCGGTCTACGTCGAGAAGAACTGCGATTTCCTTGACTGA
- a CDS encoding cupin domain-containing protein, producing the protein MQRETFIRSLADEGFPEPVVVTREAGVMEVHSHPFEAKALVIEGDLHIRVGDEERHYQAGDVFHLAANLPHAERYGPQGVQYLVGRK; encoded by the coding sequence ATGCAGCGCGAAACATTCATCCGCAGCCTGGCCGACGAAGGCTTTCCCGAACCCGTTGTCGTGACGCGCGAAGCCGGCGTCATGGAGGTCCATTCGCATCCATTCGAAGCGAAGGCGCTGGTCATCGAAGGCGACTTGCACATCCGCGTCGGCGACGAAGAGCGGCACTACCAGGCTGGCGACGTGTTCCATCTCGCCGCCAACCTGCCGCACGCCGAGCGCTATGGGCCGCAGGGCGTGCAGTATCTCGTGGGGAGGAAGTGA
- a CDS encoding virulence factor family protein yields MPASTSASAPAPAPASAATMHVSGGRYGEVAVTKPGGAIRGFTVLFSADKHWSAADQTRADALAQHGALVVGVDTERYAQNLAAVKNETCHKLYGDAEALSHQLERQQGASEYYAPIAIGSGQGALIAQRMLSQAPANTMAGAVSLDPAAQLDARFSPCPADPKLSRGTGLPGFFEQGVTTKDARATNAGAPRAFAPSMNDADKIVALTSNHLRISTESEEDVSDLPLVELPAAHPTDMLAVVISGDGGWRDLDKTIAEALQKQGISVIGWDALRYFWSEKTPAQTSHDLARVLKTYGSRWHAQHIALVGYSFGADVMPFAYNRLPDALRAKVSYMSLLGFAPDADFQIRVTGWLGMPASEKALQVRPELAKVPPSIVQCVYGAGEKDTLCPALANTGIDVVKTSGDHHFDGDYNALAGKIIAGWKKEIAARG; encoded by the coding sequence ATGCCCGCTTCGACTTCCGCTTCCGCGCCTGCACCGGCGCCCGCTTCCGCCGCGACGATGCACGTTTCCGGCGGCCGTTACGGCGAAGTCGCGGTGACGAAACCGGGTGGCGCGATCCGCGGCTTCACCGTGCTGTTTTCCGCGGACAAGCACTGGAGCGCCGCCGACCAGACCCGCGCCGACGCGCTCGCGCAGCATGGCGCGCTCGTCGTGGGCGTGGATACGGAGCGCTACGCGCAGAACCTCGCGGCCGTAAAGAACGAAACCTGCCACAAGCTCTACGGCGACGCCGAAGCGCTGAGCCATCAGCTCGAACGCCAGCAGGGCGCGAGCGAATACTACGCGCCGATCGCCATCGGCAGCGGCCAAGGCGCGCTCATCGCGCAGCGCATGCTCTCGCAGGCGCCCGCGAACACGATGGCGGGCGCCGTGTCGCTCGATCCCGCGGCGCAGCTCGACGCGCGCTTCTCGCCCTGCCCGGCCGACCCCAAGCTTTCGCGCGGCACTGGCCTGCCCGGCTTCTTCGAGCAGGGCGTGACGACAAAAGATGCGCGCGCAACGAATGCCGGTGCGCCGCGCGCCTTCGCCCCCAGCATGAACGACGCCGACAAGATTGTTGCGCTCACATCGAATCATCTGCGCATCTCGACAGAAAGCGAAGAGGACGTGTCGGATCTGCCGCTCGTCGAACTGCCCGCGGCGCACCCCACCGACATGCTCGCGGTCGTGATCTCCGGTGACGGCGGCTGGCGCGATCTCGACAAGACGATTGCAGAAGCGCTGCAAAAACAGGGCATTTCGGTGATCGGCTGGGACGCGCTGCGCTACTTCTGGAGCGAAAAGACGCCGGCACAAACGAGCCACGATCTCGCACGCGTGCTGAAGACTTACGGTTCGCGCTGGCATGCGCAGCACATCGCGCTCGTGGGCTACTCGTTTGGCGCGGACGTCATGCCGTTCGCCTACAACCGCCTGCCCGACGCGTTGCGCGCGAAGGTGTCGTACATGTCGCTGCTCGGCTTCGCGCCGGACGCCGATTTCCAGATCCGCGTAACGGGCTGGCTCGGCATGCCCGCCAGCGAAAAGGCACTGCAGGTGCGCCCGGAACTCGCGAAGGTGCCGCCTTCGATCGTGCAATGCGTGTATGGCGCGGGCGAGAAAGACACGCTGTGCCCGGCGCTTGCAAACACCGGCATCGACGTCGTCAAGACGAGCGGCGACCACCACTTCGACGGCGACTACAACGCGCTCGCCGGGAAGATCATCGCCGGGTGGAAGAAGGAGATCGCAGCGCGGGGCTAA
- the mprF gene encoding bifunctional lysylphosphatidylglycerol flippase/synthetase MprF, with protein MSQSHSSRAARALEALRRRAGALRLQRFVAPVLALGICALLLVVFQHLSRTVDYHSVIRQLWTLTPAQWAGALAATAVSFVALVGRDAVGLRYLGARVSRGALWAGAIAGSALGNVTGFGALTGGAVRCRVYGGAGVTPAQIGRMTVFTSVTLALALVLMTALGMVGAASTLSGLLHLSPDELRLIGGVVLGCGAVLVILCPARAREIEPFGRAWLRFAVPARRDLVAQLLLAALDVVGAGLALWSVMPHALLGFTDFLTVYCAAMLLGLIGHTPGGIGVFEAAMVYALGPSVPTSKVLAALLAYRAIYFGAPLALAAGVLTVFEGSALKTPLSARFAKRGADGVSQLAPLFLAIVTFVTGSMLVISGATPAFSKRIALLQTIVPLWVLESSQLMGSLFGVLLLFVARGLLRRLDAAWWLALVIAVANLALSLAKGLAFVEAGVLCVLIVLLLGTRKRFNRHSSMFSERFTPAWLASVGCVIALAVWVLLFAFRDVQYSQSLWWQFAFHSRAPRALRATLGAGVFAAALALWQLLRPAAGRFVMPPSEDLEEAARIVRAQERSDAGLALMGDKSFLFSASRKAFLMYAKRGRTWAALHDPVGPREEWPALIREFVTLAHAHNGRAAFYQVRADALPLYLDAGLTLMKLGEEARVMLQEFDLKGPQRAHLRYALKRGERDGFSIEHIEPTQMGASLPVLRAISDAWLQDREAREKSFSVAAFDDDYLAAQSVLLIRQNGEPLAFVTFMTTDLNTDATVGVMRHLPGASPYAMEYLFTQLALHLKGAGYQSLSLGMAPLSGMSPTPLASSWHRLAGFIWRFGGRFYNFRGLRGFKNKFAPHWEPRYLAASGSISVFITLADLSLLAGGWRS; from the coding sequence ATGTCTCAATCGCATTCTTCGCGCGCGGCGCGCGCCCTCGAGGCGCTGCGCCGCCGTGCCGGAGCCCTGCGCCTGCAGCGCTTTGTCGCGCCGGTGCTCGCGCTCGGCATCTGCGCGCTGCTGCTGGTCGTGTTCCAGCACCTCTCGCGCACGGTCGACTACCACTCGGTGATCCGCCAGCTCTGGACGCTCACGCCCGCGCAATGGGCCGGCGCGCTTGCCGCCACGGCCGTGAGCTTCGTCGCGCTGGTCGGCCGCGACGCCGTGGGCCTGCGCTACCTCGGCGCGCGTGTCTCGCGCGGCGCACTGTGGGCCGGCGCGATTGCCGGCTCGGCGCTCGGCAACGTCACCGGCTTCGGCGCGCTCACGGGCGGCGCCGTGCGCTGCCGCGTGTACGGCGGCGCGGGCGTCACGCCTGCGCAGATCGGCCGCATGACGGTATTCACGAGCGTCACGCTCGCCCTCGCGCTCGTGCTCATGACCGCGCTCGGCATGGTCGGCGCCGCCAGCACGCTCTCGGGCCTGCTGCATCTCTCTCCGGACGAACTGCGCCTGATCGGCGGCGTGGTGCTCGGCTGCGGCGCGGTGCTCGTGATCCTCTGCCCAGCGCGCGCGCGCGAGATCGAGCCGTTCGGCCGCGCCTGGCTGCGTTTCGCGGTGCCGGCGCGGCGCGACCTCGTCGCGCAGTTGCTGCTGGCCGCGCTCGATGTGGTCGGCGCCGGACTCGCGCTCTGGTCGGTCATGCCGCACGCGCTCCTTGGCTTCACCGACTTCCTCACCGTCTATTGCGCCGCCATGCTGCTCGGCCTGATCGGCCACACGCCCGGCGGCATCGGCGTGTTCGAAGCCGCGATGGTCTACGCGCTCGGCCCGAGCGTGCCGACCTCCAAGGTGCTGGCCGCGCTGCTCGCCTATCGCGCGATCTATTTCGGCGCGCCGCTCGCGCTCGCGGCGGGCGTGCTCACGGTATTCGAAGGCAGCGCACTCAAAACCCCGCTCAGCGCCCGCTTTGCGAAGCGCGGCGCCGACGGCGTCTCGCAGCTCGCGCCGCTCTTCCTCGCCATCGTCACGTTCGTGACCGGCAGCATGCTCGTGATCTCGGGCGCCACGCCCGCGTTTTCCAAGCGCATTGCGCTGCTGCAAACCATCGTGCCGCTGTGGGTGCTCGAAAGCTCGCAATTGATGGGCAGCCTCTTCGGCGTGCTGCTCCTCTTCGTCGCGCGCGGCCTGTTGCGGCGTCTGGACGCCGCGTGGTGGCTCGCGCTCGTGATCGCCGTGGCCAACCTCGCGCTCTCGCTCGCCAAGGGCCTCGCCTTCGTCGAAGCGGGCGTGCTGTGCGTGCTGATCGTGCTGCTGCTCGGCACGCGCAAGCGCTTCAACCGCCATTCGTCGATGTTCTCCGAGCGCTTCACGCCGGCCTGGCTCGCCTCGGTCGGCTGCGTGATCGCGCTCGCCGTGTGGGTGCTGCTGTTCGCGTTCCGCGACGTGCAGTACTCGCAGAGCCTCTGGTGGCAGTTCGCCTTCCACAGCCGCGCCCCGCGCGCACTGCGGGCCACGCTCGGCGCCGGCGTGTTCGCCGCCGCGCTCGCGCTGTGGCAACTGCTGCGCCCCGCCGCGGGCCGCTTCGTGATGCCGCCGAGCGAAGACCTCGAAGAGGCCGCGCGGATCGTGCGCGCGCAGGAGCGCAGCGACGCGGGCCTCGCGCTGATGGGCGACAAGAGCTTCCTCTTCTCCGCCTCGCGCAAGGCATTCCTGATGTACGCGAAGCGCGGCCGCACGTGGGCGGCGCTGCACGACCCGGTCGGCCCGCGCGAAGAGTGGCCGGCGCTGATCCGCGAATTCGTCACGCTGGCGCACGCGCACAACGGCCGCGCGGCGTTCTACCAGGTGCGCGCCGATGCCCTGCCGCTCTATCTCGACGCCGGCCTCACGCTGATGAAGCTCGGCGAGGAAGCGCGCGTGATGCTGCAGGAATTCGACCTGAAGGGTCCGCAGCGCGCACATTTGCGCTACGCGCTCAAACGCGGCGAACGCGACGGCTTTTCGATCGAACACATCGAGCCCACGCAGATGGGCGCGAGCCTGCCGGTGTTGCGCGCGATCTCCGATGCCTGGCTGCAGGACCGCGAAGCACGCGAAAAGAGCTTCTCCGTGGCCGCGTTCGACGACGACTATCTCGCCGCGCAGTCCGTGTTGCTGATCCGCCAGAACGGCGAGCCGCTCGCGTTCGTCACCTTCATGACGACCGATCTGAACACCGACGCCACGGTGGGCGTGATGCGCCATTTGCCCGGCGCCTCGCCCTACGCGATGGAGTATCTGTTCACGCAGCTCGCACTGCATCTGAAGGGCGCCGGCTACCAGTCGCTCTCGCTCGGCATGGCGCCGCTCTCGGGCATGAGTCCCACGCCGCTCGCTTCGTCGTGGCACCGGCTCGCGGGCTTCATCTGGCGCTTCGGCGGCCGCTTCTATAACTTCCGGGGGCTGCGCGGCTTCAAGAACAAGTTCGCGCCGCACTGGGAACCGCGCTATCTGGCCGCTTCGGGCTCGATCAGCGTGTTCATCACCCTCGCCGATCTATCGCTGCTGGCAGGAGGCTGGCGCTCATGA
- the frc gene encoding formyl-CoA transferase has protein sequence MGKALNGVRILDFTHVQSGPTCTQLLAWFGADVIKVERAGAGDVTREQLRDLPDADSLYFTMLNGNKRSLTLDTKNPQGKRVLERLIRDCDVLVENFAPGALERMGFSWEHIQTLNPRMIVASVKGFGPGPYQDCKVYENVAQCVGGAASTTGFDDGPPVVSGAQIGDSGTGLHLALGIVTALYQRTHTGRGQKVLAAMQDGVLNLCRVKLRDQQRLERTGVMKEYPQYPNDGFGEAVPRAGNASGGGQPGWILKCKGWETDPNAYIYFIAQAPVWDRICKLIGREEWIDDPDYATANARLPRLKAIFDEIEHWTMHRTKFDAMAVLNRYDIPCGPILSMKEIANDESLRASGTIVEVDHPVRGKYLTVGNPIKLSDSPTEVTRSPMLGEHTDEVLAEFGYTKDEIHSLRASGAV, from the coding sequence ATGGGCAAGGCATTGAACGGCGTGCGCATCCTCGATTTCACGCACGTGCAGTCGGGACCCACCTGCACGCAGCTGCTCGCCTGGTTCGGCGCGGACGTGATCAAGGTAGAGCGCGCAGGTGCTGGCGACGTCACGCGAGAGCAGCTGCGCGACCTGCCGGACGCGGACAGCCTCTACTTCACGATGCTCAACGGCAACAAGCGTTCGCTCACGCTCGACACGAAGAACCCGCAAGGCAAGCGCGTGCTGGAGCGGCTGATTCGCGACTGCGACGTGCTGGTCGAGAACTTCGCGCCGGGCGCGCTCGAGCGCATGGGTTTCAGCTGGGAACATATCCAGACGCTGAACCCGCGCATGATCGTCGCCTCGGTGAAGGGCTTTGGCCCTGGGCCCTATCAGGACTGCAAGGTCTACGAGAACGTTGCGCAGTGCGTGGGCGGCGCGGCGTCGACGACCGGCTTCGACGATGGCCCGCCGGTCGTTTCCGGCGCCCAGATCGGCGACAGTGGCACCGGCCTGCATCTCGCGCTCGGCATCGTCACGGCGCTCTATCAGCGCACCCACACGGGACGCGGCCAGAAGGTGCTCGCGGCCATGCAGGACGGCGTGCTTAACCTGTGCCGCGTGAAGCTGCGCGACCAGCAGCGGCTCGAACGCACCGGCGTCATGAAGGAGTACCCGCAGTACCCCAACGACGGTTTCGGCGAGGCGGTGCCGCGCGCCGGCAACGCGTCGGGCGGCGGGCAGCCGGGCTGGATTCTCAAGTGCAAGGGTTGGGAGACCGATCCGAACGCCTATATCTACTTCATCGCGCAGGCGCCGGTGTGGGACCGCATCTGCAAGCTGATCGGGCGCGAGGAGTGGATCGACGACCCGGACTACGCGACGGCGAACGCGCGCCTGCCGCGCCTGAAGGCGATCTTCGACGAGATCGAGCACTGGACCATGCACCGCACGAAGTTCGACGCGATGGCCGTGCTCAACCGTTACGACATTCCGTGCGGCCCGATTCTTTCCATGAAGGAGATCGCGAACGACGAATCGCTGCGCGCGAGCGGCACGATCGTCGAGGTGGATCATCCGGTGCGTGGCAAGTACCTCACGGTGGGCAACCCGATCAAGCTCTCGGACAGCCCGACCGAAGTGACGCGTTCGCCGATGCTTGGCGAACATACCGACGAGGTCCTCGCCGAATTCGGCTATACGAAGGACGAGATTCACTCGCTGCGCGCTTCTGGCGCCGTTTGA
- a CDS encoding fumarylacetoacetate hydrolase family protein, whose amino-acid sequence METWMRLMASDGSIVFGRVENGYLHEYEGLDQPVPTGAVLSLRALTPLAPCAPGKVVALWNNFHALAAKLEKPVPSHPLFLIKPAASVIGSSELIRRPAHYAGKIVFEGELGIVIGKRCREASVEEAESAIFGYTIVNDVTAAGLIAENPHFPQWCRAKGFDTFCCLGPAIVSGFDWKRARVVTKLDGVERQNYPLDDMVFSPAQQVSLISQDLTLEPGDVIACGTSLGVGSIVDGATVEVSIEGIGTLSNTLGAVCAQGESLAAVEGAA is encoded by the coding sequence ATGGAAACATGGATGCGTTTGATGGCGAGCGACGGCAGCATTGTGTTCGGTCGCGTCGAGAACGGTTACCTGCACGAATACGAAGGGCTCGATCAACCGGTGCCCACTGGCGCGGTGCTGTCGCTGCGCGCGCTCACGCCGCTTGCGCCTTGTGCGCCCGGCAAGGTGGTCGCGCTCTGGAACAATTTTCACGCGCTCGCCGCGAAGCTGGAAAAGCCGGTGCCTTCGCACCCGCTCTTCCTCATCAAGCCGGCGGCTTCGGTGATCGGCTCTTCTGAATTGATTCGGCGTCCTGCCCACTATGCGGGAAAAATCGTGTTCGAAGGCGAGCTCGGCATCGTGATCGGCAAGCGCTGTCGCGAAGCGAGCGTCGAGGAGGCCGAGTCGGCGATCTTCGGCTACACGATCGTCAACGACGTCACGGCCGCTGGCCTTATCGCCGAGAATCCGCACTTCCCGCAATGGTGCCGAGCCAAAGGTTTCGATACGTTCTGTTGTCTGGGCCCGGCGATCGTTTCCGGATTCGACTGGAAGCGTGCACGTGTCGTCACAAAACTCGATGGTGTGGAGCGGCAGAATTATCCGCTCGACGACATGGTGTTTTCGCCGGCGCAGCAGGTGAGCCTCATTTCGCAGGATCTGACGCTCGAACCGGGCGACGTGATTGCGTGCGGCACCTCGCTCGGCGTAGGTTCGATCGTTGATGGCGCAACGGTCGAAGTGAGCATCGAGGGGATCGGTACGTTGAGCAATACGCTGGGCGCCGTGTGCGCACAAGGTGAGTCGCTTGCCGCCGTAGAGGGCGCGGCCTGA